From Streptomyces sp. NBC_00690, a single genomic window includes:
- a CDS encoding response regulator transcription factor produces the protein MTEPIRVLIADDQALLRGSFRVLVDTAPGLTAVGEAADGAEAVDGARRLRPDVVLMDIRMPGTDGIEATRSIAGSPETAGTRVLILTTFDLDEYVYGALRAGAAGFLLKDTPPEVLLTGIHTVAAGESLLAPSVTRRLIAEFARLPRAHHAPGPVLEALTAREREVLVLVARGLSNTDICEYLHLSGGTVKTHMGRLLSKLGARDRAQLVISAYESGLVHAARPSVPNPGHR, from the coding sequence GTGACCGAACCGATCCGGGTCCTCATAGCCGATGACCAGGCTCTCCTGCGAGGCAGCTTCCGAGTGCTCGTCGACACCGCCCCGGGGCTGACCGCCGTGGGAGAGGCGGCCGATGGTGCCGAAGCCGTCGACGGCGCCCGAAGGCTCCGCCCGGACGTGGTGCTGATGGACATCAGGATGCCCGGGACGGACGGGATCGAGGCGACGCGGAGCATCGCCGGATCTCCCGAGACCGCCGGTACGCGCGTCCTCATCCTCACGACCTTCGACCTCGACGAGTACGTGTACGGCGCACTGCGGGCCGGGGCTGCCGGGTTCCTCCTCAAGGACACCCCTCCCGAGGTCCTGTTGACGGGCATCCACACGGTCGCTGCCGGAGAGTCCCTGCTCGCGCCCTCGGTGACACGGCGGCTCATCGCCGAGTTCGCCCGGCTCCCTCGGGCGCACCATGCGCCGGGCCCCGTACTGGAGGCCCTCACCGCACGGGAGCGCGAGGTCCTGGTGCTCGTGGCGCGGGGACTGTCCAACACCGACATCTGCGAGTACCTCCACCTCAGCGGCGGCACGGTCAAGACCCACATGGGTCGGCTGCTGAGCAAGCTGGGCGCTCGGGACCGTGCGCAGTTGGTCATCAGCGCATACGAGTCGGGGCTCGTCCATGCCGCTCGTCCATCGGTGCCGAACCCCGGCCATCGTTGA
- a CDS encoding response regulator transcription factor, with translation MTIRVIIVDDQAMVRAGFAALLSAQSDIDVVGEAADGRAGVEVSRSTHPNVVLMDVRMPEMDGLAAARAILSPPPGVIHVPKVLMLTTFDVDDYVYEALRAGASGFLLKDAPPADLIAAVRIVAAGEALLAPSVTRRLIADFATQRPAPRKDPSLRLKGLTPRETEVLELIARGLSNREIAEQLVLAEQTVKTHIGRVLAKLALRDRAQAVIFAYESGLVRPGSS, from the coding sequence GTGACCATTCGTGTGATCATCGTCGACGACCAGGCCATGGTGCGCGCCGGTTTCGCCGCGCTCCTGTCGGCGCAGTCGGACATCGACGTGGTGGGCGAGGCCGCGGACGGCAGGGCGGGGGTGGAGGTGTCCCGCAGCACCCATCCGAACGTGGTGCTGATGGACGTCAGGATGCCGGAGATGGACGGCCTGGCCGCCGCCCGCGCGATCCTGTCCCCGCCGCCGGGGGTGATCCATGTGCCGAAGGTGTTGATGCTAACGACCTTCGACGTGGACGACTACGTGTACGAGGCGCTGCGCGCCGGTGCCTCGGGCTTCCTGTTGAAGGACGCACCGCCCGCCGATCTGATCGCCGCGGTACGGATCGTGGCGGCAGGGGAGGCCCTGCTGGCGCCTTCGGTGACCCGCCGGCTCATCGCGGACTTCGCCACCCAGCGTCCGGCACCGCGCAAGGACCCGTCGCTGAGGCTCAAGGGCCTGACGCCACGGGAGACGGAGGTGCTGGAGCTGATCGCCCGGGGCCTGTCGAACCGGGAGATCGCCGAGCAGTTGGTGCTGGCCGAGCAGACGGTGAAGACCCACATCGGGCGGGTGCTGGCCAAACTCGCCCTGCGGGACCGCGCACAGGCCGTGATCTTCGCGTACGAGTCGGGGTTGGTGCGGCCGGGGTCGTCGTAG
- a CDS encoding sensor histidine kinase yields the protein MHTARWRPRTGTHLLALDACTAAVLTAVYVVLAGQDASDGLPRFCGPWWLGWLVAVGVGGPLAVRRLWPLPVLAVVVGATTAATLLDITRDPYLATALAACAVASVEPVRRASAGLVGALVVSAAAVVIGEAVITPAGPWSEAIGTAAFVWLVVGAAWAAGRVARARGARAVQRDRRLLEDALAEERLRIARELHDIVSHSLSVIVVKAAVANHVAEERPQETRDAVRAIERTGREALTEMRRALGVLRSGSAAHHRREPGPAQTDPPPGLADLPDLVHRAEQAGVRIELRTPPTADLDQGTELTVYRIVQEALTNVVRHAGAGTHCQVTIAVDARGEVTIEVVDDGAGNTTSSGSAELQGGHGLLGMRERVTVHGGTLTIGPRPDGGFALLARLPPEPPHSTAGSRYERSR from the coding sequence ATGCACACGGCCCGGTGGCGCCCGCGGACGGGCACACATCTCTTGGCCCTCGACGCCTGTACGGCGGCGGTCCTGACGGCCGTCTATGTGGTCCTGGCGGGCCAGGACGCCTCCGACGGTCTGCCCCGCTTCTGCGGCCCGTGGTGGCTGGGTTGGCTGGTGGCGGTCGGGGTGGGAGGGCCGCTGGCCGTTCGCCGCCTATGGCCCCTGCCCGTCCTGGCCGTGGTCGTCGGGGCCACGACGGCGGCAACACTCCTGGACATCACACGCGATCCCTATCTGGCCACTGCGCTGGCCGCCTGCGCGGTGGCGTCCGTCGAGCCGGTACGACGGGCCTCGGCAGGGTTGGTCGGTGCCCTGGTGGTTTCGGCAGCCGCGGTCGTCATCGGCGAGGCGGTCATCACACCGGCCGGTCCGTGGTCGGAGGCGATCGGAACCGCCGCGTTCGTCTGGCTCGTCGTCGGGGCCGCCTGGGCGGCGGGCCGTGTCGCGCGGGCCCGGGGAGCCCGGGCGGTCCAAAGGGATCGGCGTCTGCTGGAGGATGCCCTGGCCGAGGAGCGTCTGCGCATCGCCAGAGAACTGCACGACATCGTGTCGCACAGCCTCAGCGTGATCGTCGTGAAGGCAGCAGTCGCCAATCATGTGGCCGAGGAGCGCCCCCAGGAGACGCGGGATGCCGTCCGGGCGATCGAGCGGACCGGCCGGGAGGCACTGACCGAGATGCGTCGGGCCCTGGGCGTGCTGCGCAGCGGATCCGCAGCGCACCACCGGCGAGAGCCCGGCCCTGCGCAGACCGATCCCCCTCCGGGACTGGCCGACCTGCCCGACCTCGTCCACCGTGCCGAACAGGCCGGAGTCCGTATCGAACTGCGCACCCCACCGACCGCCGACCTCGACCAGGGGACGGAACTGACCGTCTACCGGATCGTCCAGGAGGCACTGACCAACGTGGTCAGGCACGCTGGCGCCGGAACGCACTGCCAGGTGACGATCGCGGTCGACGCACGGGGAGAAGTGACGATCGAAGTGGTGGACGACGGAGCCGGGAACACCACCTCCTCCGGGAGCGCGGAACTCCAGGGCGGTCATGGGCTCTTGGGAATGCGGGAACGCGTTACGGTGCACGGGGGGACGTTGACGATCGGGCCACGACCCGACGGCGGGTTCGCCCTGCTGGCCCGACTCCCGCCCGAACCTCCGCACAGCACGGCTGGAAGCCGATACGAGAGGTCGAGGTGA
- a CDS encoding alpha/beta hydrolase — translation MRRYKRTLLAVALATSVITGTAGWASGSAQRAVTGPPPGTDAWVEDRSIGRALPHPATASARQVAGFFRTLSPPQQGELVRRHPLVVGNLDGVPVALRYRANSLAVRGTSFERLAAPGRQILAFDPRGRGQVAEVYGDLERARTVSVVVPGADIDAGTFDRTGDPYGTPTGMAKSLRTAAGNGTAVIAWAGYTTPVGVGPDAATGKLAEAGAVRLTRFGQGLKALALPAPVLFCHSYGSVVCGLGARDEGLNASGIVVFGSPGVRADSARELKTPVWAAKSADDWISKVPPVHFLGLGHGNDPTDPDFGARPVPARQAHGHSGYFVPGTDSLHAFAAIARTGGTR, via the coding sequence ATGCGCCGCTACAAGAGGACCCTGCTGGCCGTCGCGCTCGCGACCAGCGTCATCACCGGGACGGCCGGATGGGCGTCGGGAAGTGCGCAGCGCGCGGTCACCGGGCCGCCGCCCGGCACCGACGCCTGGGTCGAAGACCGCTCCATCGGACGGGCGTTGCCGCACCCGGCGACCGCATCGGCGCGGCAGGTGGCCGGCTTCTTCCGTACGTTGAGCCCTCCGCAGCAGGGGGAGCTCGTGCGACGGCATCCGCTCGTCGTGGGGAACCTGGACGGCGTACCCGTCGCGCTGCGCTACCGGGCGAACTCACTGGCGGTGCGCGGCACCTCCTTCGAGCGGCTGGCTGCTCCCGGGCGGCAGATCCTGGCCTTCGATCCCCGGGGGCGGGGGCAGGTCGCCGAGGTGTACGGGGACCTGGAGCGGGCCCGTACCGTGTCCGTGGTCGTGCCCGGGGCGGACATCGACGCCGGGACCTTCGATCGGACCGGCGACCCCTACGGCACTCCGACGGGCATGGCCAAGTCGTTGCGCACCGCGGCGGGGAACGGGACCGCCGTCATCGCCTGGGCGGGGTACACGACACCCGTCGGTGTCGGTCCCGACGCCGCCACGGGGAAGCTCGCCGAAGCAGGGGCCGTGCGGCTGACCCGCTTCGGGCAGGGACTCAAGGCGCTGGCGCTACCGGCTCCTGTGCTGTTCTGCCACAGCTACGGCTCGGTCGTCTGTGGACTCGGCGCCCGGGACGAGGGCCTGAACGCCTCCGGCATCGTCGTCTTCGGCTCCCCCGGTGTGCGCGCCGACTCGGCACGGGAGTTGAAGACCCCGGTGTGGGCGGCCAAGAGCGCCGACGACTGGATCTCCAAGGTGCCCCCTGTGCACTTCCTGGGGCTCGGCCACGGAAACGACCCCACCGACCCGGACTTCGGCGCCCGTCCCGTACCGGCCCGCCAGGCCCACGGGCACAGCGGCTACTTCGTCCCCGGCACCGACTCGCTCCACGCGTTCGCCGCCATCGCCAGGACGGGAGGCACACGATGA
- a CDS encoding acyltransferase family protein, whose translation MTFAATVAKIEARTPAHRDRAVDGLRALALLAVPLGHWLLGGLALGDDGALRNASPLASFGVFAPISWVLQMLGIFFLVGGYASVLSFRRHTGTTGQWLRQRTARLGRPVLGVTAVWAVLLPVLYAVGVPLTTLRTGSTLVVQPLWFVGVYLVITALTPYCIRAARRLGAWAAAPLLLSVTVVDLLRYGPYADAVPSWLSMLNILPGWLFAYQLGVSWGEGRITRRHARGLLIGGAALFALLLAVFHYPASMVGVPGEARTNSHPPSLLVLALAMVQSGAAILLRGRLAKLLARPALWAPVVVINLSAMTILCWHQTAMLAAAVPVSFAGAVPGLTTAPDTLGWVLARIAFLPLFAGLLILIGRYARGFESPWRTGSASAGVRRAAAGVLAAGFAVFALGLA comes from the coding sequence ATGACGTTCGCCGCGACGGTCGCGAAGATCGAAGCCCGCACCCCCGCACACCGCGACCGCGCCGTCGACGGGCTGCGGGCGCTCGCCCTGCTGGCCGTCCCCCTCGGCCACTGGCTCCTGGGCGGTCTCGCTCTCGGCGACGACGGCGCACTCCGCAACGCCAGTCCGCTCGCCTCCTTCGGCGTCTTCGCACCGATCAGTTGGGTGCTCCAGATGCTGGGAATCTTCTTCCTGGTCGGTGGCTACGCCTCCGTGCTGTCCTTCCGTCGGCACACCGGGACCACCGGTCAGTGGCTGCGCCAGCGCACGGCCCGCCTCGGTCGGCCCGTGCTCGGTGTCACGGCGGTGTGGGCCGTGCTGCTCCCGGTGTTGTACGCGGTCGGGGTGCCCCTCACCACCCTGCGCACCGGCTCCACCCTGGTCGTCCAACCCCTGTGGTTCGTCGGCGTGTATCTGGTGATCACCGCGCTGACGCCCTACTGCATCCGGGCCGCCCGCAGACTCGGCGCCTGGGCCGCTGCCCCGCTGCTGCTGAGCGTGACCGTCGTGGACCTGCTGCGGTACGGACCGTACGCGGATGCCGTGCCCTCCTGGCTGAGCATGCTCAACATCCTGCCCGGCTGGCTGTTCGCCTATCAGCTCGGAGTGAGCTGGGGCGAGGGCCGCATCACCCGGCGGCACGCCCGTGGGCTGCTCATCGGCGGCGCCGCACTGTTCGCCCTGCTGCTCGCCGTCTTCCACTACCCGGCGTCGATGGTCGGTGTTCCGGGCGAGGCCCGCACCAACTCCCACCCGCCGTCGCTGCTGGTCCTGGCACTGGCCATGGTCCAGAGCGGCGCCGCGATCCTGTTGCGGGGACGACTGGCGAAGTTGCTGGCGCGGCCCGCGCTCTGGGCCCCCGTCGTGGTCATCAACCTGTCCGCGATGACGATCCTGTGCTGGCACCAGACGGCGATGCTGGCGGCGGCCGTGCCCGTGTCGTTCGCGGGGGCGGTGCCCGGGCTGACCACAGCCCCGGACACCCTCGGCTGGGTGCTGGCCCGGATCGCCTTCCTCCCACTGTTCGCCGGGCTGCTCATACTGATCGGACGGTACGCACGGGGCTTTGAATCGCCGTGGCGGACGGGAAGCGCATCGGCGGGGGTCCGTCGGGCGGCGGCGGGCGTGCTCGCCGCCGGATTCGCCGTCTTCGCGCTGGGGCTCGCCTGA